Below is a genomic region from Methanosphaera sp. ISO3-F5.
ACTATTCCTGAATGATTTTGTAATTAATTTTTATCCTATTATATGAAATTGGTCTATTATAGTTTCATTTTTTAAGAGACTTAATATTAAATTCAATAGATAAATATAATATTATATGAATCAAAATCAGTATAATAAAACAGAAGTATATGCATTACTTACAGGCATAGCAACTGCAAGTCTGATAATAAGTAACATTTTAGCCTTTAAAACTTTCACAATGCTTGATATAGTATTGCCTACTGCAGTAATAATATTTCCCGTAATATACATAGTTAATGATGTACTTGCAGAAACATATGGATTTCAGAAAGCTAGACAAGTAATTCTTCTAGGATTTATAATGAATTTCCTAGCAGTAATATTATACAATATTGCCATAATATTGCCCGCACCAGTATTTTTTGAAGGAGCAGAAGCATTTCAAATGGTGTTAAGTAATAGTTTAAGAGTACTGGTAGCTAGCTTTTCAGCATATCTTATTGGAAGCTTAGTAAATGCTTACGTAATGGTATACCTTAAGAAAAAATTTGACAAATACCTCTTTGCACGTTGTATACTATCAACAATATGTGGGGAAGGATTAGATGCAATAATATTCATAACAATAGCATTTATTGGTACAATGCCAATAGGAGTCCTATTAACCATGATAATAGCTCAAGCAGCTTTTAAAACAGTATATGAAATAATTGTTTATCCATTAACCAAAATGATTATAAGCAAGATAAGATCCTTGCCAGAAAACTAGAACTGGAAGTAAATGATAAAAATTATAATGCCATCATGGAAGAAAACCTTTTTTCAATTATTAACAAAATACATTTTTAGAAGGTTAATATGGGATAAAAAATAAATATAGCAAATAGGAGAATAACGATGACAACAATAAGAAATATGAAACTATTAGAAGAACTCAGTTTAACACCTGCAATATCAGGAAACGAAGAAAAAATGCGTGAAATAATAAGCAGAGAACTGGAAAGTTGCACAGATGAAATAGAAACTGATGAAATGGGAAACTTAATCACCACAAAAAAAGGTGAAGAAGGAGCACCAACAGTAATGCTAGCATCACACATGGACGAAATCGGTTTAATGGTAAAATACATTGACGACAACGGTTTTATCAAGTTCATAAAAATTGGTGGAATCAACGATCAAATGCTGATAAACCAGGCAGTAATCATACACTCAGCAAACGGCAAAGTACCTGGAGTAATAGGATCCAAACCACCACATGTAACAAAACCAGAAGAAAGAAACAAAGTAATAAAATACACGGAAATGTTCATCGACATAGGTGCAAACAACAAAGAAGAAGCAGAAGAAATGGTATCCATTGGAGATATGATAACCTTCAGAAGTTTCTTCGAAGAATATCCTAACAATAAGGTTATGGGAAAAGCATTAGATAACAGGATTGGATGCTATGTGATGATGGAAGTGATGAAAAGAGTTGAAAGTCGTGCAACAATTTATGGAGTTGGAACTGTTCAGGAAGAAGTAGGACTGAAAGGGGCAAAAGTGTCAAGTTACACATTAAATCCGGACTACGCGTTTGCACTAGACACAACATTATGTGGAGACCACCCTGGAATAACAATAGAAGAAGCACCATGTAAGATGGGAGAAGGACCTGCAGTAATACTTGCAGACAGGTCCGGGGATGGAATAATCACTCCTAAGGTCATGAAGGACATGATAATAAATGCTTCAAAAAAGAATGATATTGGCATACAATTAGAAGTAAGTGATGGTGGAACAACCGATGGAACGGCCATACACTTGAACCGGGAAGGAATTACCACTGGTGTGATAAGTGTACCTACCAGGTATATTCATACACCTGTAAGTGTGGCAAGTGCAGAGGATATTGAAAATACCATCGAATTGATGTTAGCAATACTAAACAACATTTAATCCCCTATTTATAGTTATAATTATGTGAGAACAAGTTTCTCCCATAAATAAATTATATTAAAAAGAAAACTGAAATCAAAGTTAATGGGAATGATGATTATACAAGCAAATGGCATTAAAAAACTATTAATCTTAGGATTGGTTTTAATGGCAGTAACCTGTACAATGGCAGCAATAAGTGCTGATGATGTACCTGTTACTAATAAAACATTCGAAAATGGAGTACTAACCCTTGGTGGTTTACAATTTAAAATTCCAACAGGATATAATCAAGTAGAAGCTGACCAAGAATCTTCCACAGCAGGAGATGCAGAACACATAGATGGAACAACAGTAGATACAGAAGTTGCAGCAGATTTCGCTAACGGTGCAGACAAACCTGACATCAAAGTTGGATACAAAAACAACGGAACAATTGACACAATAAACTTACCTAATGCTCAGAAAAAATCTATTGCAGGAAAAGATGGATATTTCTGGACTGAAAGTGATGACAGTAAAACAGAATACAATTTTGAATATTTACAAGATGGAAAAATTGTTAAAATAGAAACTTACAATGAAGGAGTAATAAGTCAAGTACTTGCTTAGTTTCAATAGGTTTTTTATAATATTGGCCCTGTAGAAATCATATGAATAAAGTGTGAAAAGTAATACTTTTTATCAAAATATTTAAATACTATTATCGAATAATTATTAACTATACAATAAGTAATAATTTATTATCTATATTTAATATTTTATTATTTAGTGTATTTTTTTGAAAGTTGTTATGTATAAGAGTTTTGTTGTTCGTATTTATCCTGATGAGGTTCAGGAGAATTTTTTCACCAATCAGTTTGGTTGTTGTCGGTTTGTTTTTAATACTTTTCTGGATGCCAAAAAGAAAGTATATG
It encodes:
- a CDS encoding M42 family metallopeptidase, translated to MTTIRNMKLLEELSLTPAISGNEEKMREIISRELESCTDEIETDEMGNLITTKKGEEGAPTVMLASHMDEIGLMVKYIDDNGFIKFIKIGGINDQMLINQAVIIHSANGKVPGVIGSKPPHVTKPEERNKVIKYTEMFIDIGANNKEEAEEMVSIGDMITFRSFFEEYPNNKVMGKALDNRIGCYVMMEVMKRVESRATIYGVGTVQEEVGLKGAKVSSYTLNPDYAFALDTTLCGDHPGITIEEAPCKMGEGPAVILADRSGDGIITPKVMKDMIINASKKNDIGIQLEVSDGGTTDGTAIHLNREGITTGVISVPTRYIHTPVSVASAEDIENTIELMLAILNNI
- a CDS encoding queuosine precursor transporter, whose product is MNQNQYNKTEVYALLTGIATASLIISNILAFKTFTMLDIVLPTAVIIFPVIYIVNDVLAETYGFQKARQVILLGFIMNFLAVILYNIAIILPAPVFFEGAEAFQMVLSNSLRVLVASFSAYLIGSLVNAYVMVYLKKKFDKYLFARCILSTICGEGLDAIIFITIAFIGTMPIGVLLTMIIAQAAFKTVYEIIVYPLTKMIISKIRSLPEN